The Epinephelus lanceolatus isolate andai-2023 chromosome 1, ASM4190304v1, whole genome shotgun sequence genome has a window encoding:
- the LOC117257381 gene encoding P2Y purinoceptor 1-like, with translation MSLNITCESINLNFTHAFLPPVFITVFVVGTLSNIWGLRSVYCSWNKIGSINIFMFNLGVADLLYLFTLPFLVYYYARSSHWPFGQPFCKVTRFCFNLNLYGSIGFLTCISIYRYLGIVHPMRVMGKITSRHSLAISTLVWLFVIIQILPDLFFDKTDLKHPNACFDTTSDDLIRRYLPYSIGWTVTGFAIPLLIILVCYGHVVVVLSKKANINPLLKQRCLKLVVILVILFSICFIPYHVFRNVNLSTRISKLDGICYTSFRGIYIAHQIGRCLACLNSAINPLIYIVGNDEFLMKLHRLNMRARLSLAGLRGAVIYRKPVEADSPQETHDNSDLMKG, from the coding sequence ATGTCTTTAAATATCACCTGCGAGAGCATCAACCTGAATTTTACGCACGCCTTTCTGCCGCCCGTCttcatcactgtgtttgttgTCGGGACGCTGTCAAACATCTGGGGGCTGAGGAGTGTGTACTGCAGCTGGAACAAAATCGGAAGCATTAACATCTTCATGTTCAACCTGGGGGTGGCGGACCTGCTGTACCTGTTCACCCTGCCGTTCCTCGTGTACTATTACGCACGCAGCAGCCACTGGCCGTTCGGCCAGCCTTTCTGCAAGGTGACCCGCTTCTGCTTCAACCTTAACCTTTATGGCAGCATCGGCTTCCTCACCTGTATCAGCATCTACAGGTACCTGGGCATCGTGCACCCCATGAGAGTGATGGGGAAAATCACTAGCCGCCACTCGCTGGCTATAAGCACCCTGGTCTGGCTTTTCGTCATTATCCAGATCCTCCCTGATTTGTTTTTCGACAAGACTGACTTAAAACACCCAAACGCGTGTTTCGACACCACCTCGGACGACCTGATTAGACGCTACCTGCCATACAGCATCGGCTGGACTGTCACGGGGTTTGCCATACCACTGCTGATCATTTTGGTGTGTTATGGACACGTTGTTGTGGTTCTCTCCAAAAAAGCCAACATCAACCCTCTGCTGAAGCAGCGGTGTTTGAAATTGGTCGTGATTCTGGTGATACTGTTCTCCATCTGTTTTATCCCCTACCACGTGTTTCGAAATGTTAATCTGAGCACCAGGATTTCAAAATTAGATGGGATTTGCTACACCAGTTTCCGCGGCATCTACATTGCGCACCAGATCGGCAGATGCCTGGCTTGTCTAAACAGCGCAATAAACCCGCTGATTTATATTGTAGGAAATGATGAGTTCCTAATGAAGCTTCATCGGCTCAACATGCGGGCCCGGCTGTCTCTGGCCGGCCTGAGAGGCGCAGTCATTTACCGCAAACCCGTGGAAGCGGACTCGCCACAAGAGACTCACGATAACTCGGACCTGATGAAAGGATAA